A segment of the Streptomyces sp. XD-27 genome:
AACAACGTCATCTGGGTGCTGGTCGCCCCGTCGGTGGCCACCGCGCTGGGCCTGATCTTCGCCGTGCTGACCGAGCGGGTCCGCTGGGGTACGGCGTTCAAGCTGGTCGTCTTCATGCCGATGGCGATCTCGATGCTGGCGGCGGGCATCATCTTCCGGCTGGTGTACGAGCAGGACCCGGACCGGGGCGTGGCCAACGCGATGTGGACGACCGTGCACGACACGTTCGCCGACCGGCCGCCGTTTCCCGGGGCGCATCCGCGTGCCGACGCCGGTCTGACGGCGGACCGGGACGGTTCGTACAGCGTGCCGGCGGCTGCCCGCGCGGGCAGCCCGCAACTGGTTCCGCTGGTCGGGGCCAAGCGCGGCGACGTGTCCGGGGCGGCCGAGGCCCAGGCGGCGCGGCCGGAGCCGGGGAAGGTCACCGGCACGGTGTGGTTCGACTTCACCCGGGGCGGCGGCGGGCGGCACGGCGCGCTGGACAAGGGCGAGAAGGCGCTCGCCGACGTGAAAATCGAGGCGGTCAGGGACGGCACGGTCGTCGCCTCGACGACGACCCGCGCCGACGGCACGTACACCCTGCCCGCGAAGGCCGAGGGGGCCCGGCTGCGGCTGCCCGCCGCGAACTTCGACGAGCCGTACAACGGGGTCGACTGGCTGGGCCCGTCGCTGGTCACCCCGGCCATCATCGGCAGCTACGTATGGATGTGGGCGGGCTTCGCGATGGTGCTGATCGCGGCCGGTCTGGCGAGCGTGCCGCGGGAGCTGCTGGAGGCCGCGCGGGTGGACGGGGCCAACGAGTGGCAGGTCTTCCGCCGGGTGACGGTGCCGCTGCTGGCGCCGGTGCTGGCGGTCGTCGTCGTCACGCTGATGATCAACGTACTGAAGATCTTCGACCTCGTGTACATCATCGCGCCCGGCACCACCCAGGACGACGCGAACGTGCTGGCGCTCCAGCTGTACCAGTCGTCGTTCGGCACGGACGTCAACCAGGGCGTCGGCAGTGCGATCTCGGTGTTCCTGCTGGTGCTCGTGCTGCCGGTGATGTTCTTCAATATCCGCCGGATCCGAAGGGAGAGCCGCCGATGACCAGTGCGGACACGGCCGCGCCCGCGGCCCGCACCGACACGGCCGTACGGGCGAAGCGGTCGCTCGCCGCGCGGATCGCGGCACGCGCGGGCGGCGGGGCGATGCGGGTCTTCCTCGTCGTGGTCGCGTTGCTGTGGCTGACCCCGACGATGGGGCTGCTGCTCTCCTCGCTGCGCGATCCGGCCGACGTGGACCTCTCCGGCTGGTGGCAGGTCTTCGGGGATCCCGGCCAGCTCACCTTCGACGGCTACGACGACCTGCTGAGCAACGAGAAGATCACCGACTCGCTGTGGACCACGGCGGCGATCACGGTGCCGGCGACAGTGCTGGTGGTGCTGATCGGCGCGCTGGCGGGGTACGCGTTCGCGTGGATGGACTTCCCCGGGCGCGACTGGTGGTTCCTGCTGGTCGTCGGGCTGCTGGTGGTGCCGGTGCAGGTAGCGCTGATCCCCGTCGCCAAGCTCTTCGGCGAGATCGGCGTCTTCGAGACGACGACGGGCGTGGTGCTGTTCCACACCGCCTTCGGCCTGCCGTTCGCGATCTTCCTGCTGCGGAACTTCTTCGCGGAGATCCCGCGCGAGCTGCTGGAGGCGGCGCGGCTGGACGGCGCGGGCGAGCTGCGGCTGTTCTTCCGCGTCGTCCTGCCCCTGGGCGGCCCGGCCATCGCCTCGCTCGGCATCTTCCAGTTCCTGTGGGTGTGGAACGACATGCTGGTCGCACTGATCTTCGCGGACAGCGGCAACCCGCCGATCACGGTGGCGCTCCAGCAGCAGGTGCGGCAGTTCGGCAACAACATCGACATCCTCGGGCCGGGCGCGTTCGTGTCGATGGTGGTGCCGTTGGCGGTCTTCTTCGCCTTCCAGCGGCAGTTCGTGTCGGGGGTGATGGCGGGGGCGGTCAAGTAGCGGCGCGCTGGTCCGAACGGGGCATCTTCCCCGGCGATCACCACCCAGATGCCACCATTTCGGCGTTGATCAGATGATAGTGGGACAACCTGCTCGATCGTTGCCGACCCCTGGGATCCGCCGTGCCCCGGTTCAGCGTCATCGTCCCCGTCTTCAAGGTCCAGGCGTACCTGCACGACTGCCTGCGCTCGGTGCTGACCCAGGACTTCACCGACGTCGAGCTGATCGCCGTCGACGACCGGTCACCCGACGCGTGCGGCGCGATCATCGACGAGGCGGCAGCCCAGGACCCGCGGGTGCGGGCCGTACACCTGCCGGAGAACGTCGGCCTCGGGCAGGCGCGCAACACGGGTCTGCGCCACGCCACCGGCGACTACGTGCTCTTCCTGGACAGCGACGACGTCCTGGCCCCCGGCGCGCTGCGCGCCATCGCCGAGCGGCTGTCGGCGACCGGCGATCCCGAGGTGCTGGTCTACGACTACGCGCGGCTGTACTGGACCGGCACCACCGTCCGGAACATCCGCTCGGGGCTGCTCGCCCCCTCCGCCGAAACGGCCTCCGACGTCTTCGCGCTCGCCGACCGGCCCGAGCTGCTGCGCCTGCTGATGGTCGTCTGGAACAAGGCCTACCGCCGCGACTTCCTGACCCGCGAAGGCTTCGCCTTCCCGTCCGGACTCTACGAGGACACACCCTGGACCTTCCCCGTGCTGCTGACCGCCCGCACCCTCACCACCCTGGACCGGGTCTGCGTGCACTACCGGCAGCGGCGGCGCGGCTCCCTCCTCAGTACCGCCAGCCGCGGGCACTTCGACGTCTTCGACCAGTACGACCGGGTGTTCGCGTTCCTCGACAGCCGCCCGGAGCTGGCCCGCTGGCGCCCGGCGGTGTTCCAGCGGATGCTCGACCACCTGGCCGCGATCTACGCCTGCCCGGGGCGGCTGCCCCGCGGCACCCGCCCCGAGTTCGCCCGCCGTACCCGCGACCACCACCGCCGCCACCACCCCGGCGGCGCCGACGGCCCGCCCATGCCGCCCCGCATCAGGCTGCGCTCGCTGCTGCTGCGGCTCGGCGCGTGCCGCGCGTTCGGCGCCCTGCGGCGCGTACGCCAGGCCTGGCACCGGGCGGTCGAGATGCGCGGCGCCGCCTACCGCGTGCTGCGCGCGGCGGCGCTGCGCGCCCACTACCGGCTCCAGCGGCTGCGCCCCCTCGACCCGGACCTGGCCGTCTTCGCCGCCTACTGGCACCGCGGTTACGCCTGCCATCCCGCCGCCATCGAGGCCAAGGTCCGCGAGCTGGCCCCGTGGGTGCGCACCGCGTGGATCACCACCCCGAGTAC
Coding sequences within it:
- a CDS encoding carbohydrate ABC transporter permease; the encoded protein is MGTPPWVAALFLLPALALLGALVVYPIGYSVWRSLFDASGDGFVGMDNYREVFSDDAILTAVKNNVIWVLVAPSVATALGLIFAVLTERVRWGTAFKLVVFMPMAISMLAAGIIFRLVYEQDPDRGVANAMWTTVHDTFADRPPFPGAHPRADAGLTADRDGSYSVPAAARAGSPQLVPLVGAKRGDVSGAAEAQAARPEPGKVTGTVWFDFTRGGGGRHGALDKGEKALADVKIEAVRDGTVVASTTTRADGTYTLPAKAEGARLRLPAANFDEPYNGVDWLGPSLVTPAIIGSYVWMWAGFAMVLIAAGLASVPRELLEAARVDGANEWQVFRRVTVPLLAPVLAVVVVTLMINVLKIFDLVYIIAPGTTQDDANVLALQLYQSSFGTDVNQGVGSAISVFLLVLVLPVMFFNIRRIRRESRR
- a CDS encoding carbohydrate ABC transporter permease, producing the protein MTSADTAAPAARTDTAVRAKRSLAARIAARAGGGAMRVFLVVVALLWLTPTMGLLLSSLRDPADVDLSGWWQVFGDPGQLTFDGYDDLLSNEKITDSLWTTAAITVPATVLVVLIGALAGYAFAWMDFPGRDWWFLLVVGLLVVPVQVALIPVAKLFGEIGVFETTTGVVLFHTAFGLPFAIFLLRNFFAEIPRELLEAARLDGAGELRLFFRVVLPLGGPAIASLGIFQFLWVWNDMLVALIFADSGNPPITVALQQQVRQFGNNIDILGPGAFVSMVVPLAVFFAFQRQFVSGVMAGAVK